From Anopheles darlingi chromosome 2, idAnoDarlMG_H_01, whole genome shotgun sequence, the proteins below share one genomic window:
- the LOC125949903 gene encoding protein tiptop — translation MMLHEAVMLEIYRQALHASEMASPRCQSRESSSGGGRCPSDESIRSEGEREEREGGGHGGHGGHHGAGLSPVSLTLPPTLPPAAAAALLPQHSAAMAAYLNVAAVAAQQNRLLLGSPLAAGLAAAARNGQSPPVLPLRSPTDESDDAVLDFSKKSRDDDEDEDEDDDDGGGGGPGGDAVGRRSGSTGSDGGADGGGNGAGGSGGEGGDCGDGTGSDCGDAVNLSQKPSLLGVGDNSPLDLSVSHRKRTGHEEGEGSSPPPRKTTRSLDYKPAIVTPWSTPTVTPQQLPYLAAAAVAAAGLSPKNNHHSSSSHHHHLDAWNGGKHQQQHQQQQHGKASVAAAAAAAAAAAAAASVTNDATKALEKMSELSRLGGEDIYRPPQSNSAGGGGGGGAGGTGGGTGGGGRHSAWQSHWLNKGADSAKDVLKCVWCKQSFPSLAAMTTHMKETKHCGVNVPPSVAQQQQSGSTPSPQHQQQHQQQHEQHQHQQQRQQQQMQNQQNSGHGHGQSSKPSPSELNMLIKETMPLPRKLVRGQDVWLGKGAEQTRQILKCMWCGQSFRTLAEMTAHMQQTQHYTNIISQEQIISWKSSDTDKAGSGGGGGGGGGGGTGPGTGAGSGPGSGGGGAGPGSGGAPGGGAGSTTSAASAAAAAAAAAAQTNSHVSAVLTCKVCDQAFSSLKELSNHMVKNAHYKEHIMRSITESGSRRRQTREKRKKSLPVRKLLEMERAQHDFGGPGGGGPKNGADGGGPLAAAAAVAAAAAAANKPLRDLGAGKISCEKCGEKIETTLFVDHIRQCIGGTALLAAQQQREKLKSALLSNTILPPDSISPIGRDGRKSASDDLSSPLSSVATKSPLGSDLLSPVSMLTKKDLTPGGGGEKSSSPSVLNAIEQLIEKSFDTRSRHSGYGGGPGGGGPGSGGGPGGGGGPGNQGASTPLGSSILKRLGIDESVDYTKPLVDQQTMNLLRSYHQHQQQQQQQHYASQQYGRRERSGSESSSISERGSSRLDSLTPDKKFDTPSHSTPRGTPEKPFMEVDDQQAGGAGTGQNVAIKRELHSDDERGVGEHEGGEEPEEPATTTPSSGAKAGKIRIKKELELQEQQLQDDEMRPPSKAQHHRDAHHDEQQQQQHHGIGSSPAPSPRLSTASVPLSPAASPLSDHHSIASRSTPGADGPTSTTKKSTPVPPSSSVSSSLGALSSMFDSLTGSGGGGSSGSGAGGADGSGSSSSGGKKSSAHPLAALQKLCDKTETPSGGGGGGRGSGGSSSSALLAATNSAASGNGGSGGQASSVSRTAPGAILAFSWACNEGVAVSEEAGGGAGTLKCAYCDTTFSSKGAYRHHLSKAHFVNDDVIPDPKSSSLTATSGAQALHAKARSSPSPHSPKSGGGSNAPLSLVTSAGGNGAGSGSSSSVASGGGSGRESAERRSMEPASAKSPPPSQSPAASFQDESPHSKFLKYTELAKQLSSKYV, via the coding sequence TGAAATGGCCAGCCCTAGATGCCAATCGAGGGAATCGTCGTCGGGCGGTGGGCGCTGCCCGTCGGACGAGTCGATCCGCTCGGAGGGTGAGCGTGAGGAGCGGgagggtggtggccacggtggtcacggtggccaccacggtgCCGGCCTGAGTCCCGTCTCGCTCACGCTCCCACCGACGCTTCCACCGGCCGCCGCGGCCGCCCTCCTGCCTCAGCATTCGGCCGCGATGGCGGCGTACCTGAACGTGGCGGCGGTCGCAGCGCAACAGAACCGCCTGCTGCTCGGGTCCCCGCTGGCCGCCGGTCTGGCCGCGGCCGCCCGCAACGGCCAATCACCGCCCGTCCTCCCGCTTCGTTCGCCCACCGACGAAAGTGACGATGCGGTGCTCGACTTCAGCAAAAAGtcccgcgacgacgacgaagacgaggacgaggacgatgatgacggtggtggtggtggccctggCGGTGACGCCGTTGGCCGTCGTAGCGGCAGTACcggcagtgatggtggtgccgatggtggcggTAATGGAgcaggtggtagtggtggtgagggtggcgATTGTGGCGATGGAACCGGCAGCGATTGTGGTGATGCCGTAAACCTTAGCCAGAAGCCGTCGCTCCTCGGTGTCGGTGATAACAGTCCGCTCGATCTGTCCGTAAGTCACCGGAAGCGGACGGGGCacgaggaaggggaaggatCGTCTCCACCGCCACGCAAAACGACCCGATCGCTCGACTACAAACCGGCCATCGTCACGCCGTGGAGCACACCGACGGTAACACCGCAGCAGCTACCGTATTTAGCCGCCGCAGCCGTCGCAGCCGCCGGTCTTTCGCCGAAGAACAATCatcactcctcctcctcccatcatcaccatctcgatgcgtggaacggtggaaagcatcaacagcagcaccagcaacagcaacacgggAAAGCGAGtgtagcggcagcggcagcggccgctgcagcagccgccgcagccgcctcCGTCACAAACGATGCCACTAAGGCGCTGGAGAAGATGTCGGAATTGAGCCGCCTCGGTGGTGAGGACATCTATCGGCCACCACAATCCAATtcagcgggtggtggtggtggtggtggtgcaggtggcaccggtggtggcaccggtggcggtggccgccaCAGTGCTTGGCAATCGCATTGGCTCAACAAGGGTGCCGATTCGGCCAAAGATGTGCTGAAGTGCGTTTGGTGCAAACAAAGTTTCCCTTCGCTCGCTGCCATGACGACGCACATGAAGGAGACGAAACATTGCGGCGTCAACGTACCACCGAGCGttgcccagcaacagcagtccgGTTCGACTCCTTCAccgcaacatcagcaacagcatcagcagcagcacgagcagcatcagcatcagcaacagcggcaacagcaacagatgcAAAATCAGCAAAAtagtggccatggccatggccagaGTTCGAAACCGTCACCGAGCGAGCTGAATATGCTGATCAAGGAGACGATGCCGTTGCCGAGGAAGCTGGTGCGCGGTCAGGACGTGTGGTTGGGTAAGGGTGCGGAGCAGACACGTCAGATACTGAAGTGTATGTGGTGTGGCCAAAGTTTCCGCACGTTGGCCGAGATGACGGCGCATATGCAGCAGACGCAGCATTACACGAACATCATCTCCCAGGAGCAGATCATCTCGTGGAAGTCTTCGGATACGGATAAAGccggtagcggtggcggtggcggtggtggtggtggtggtggtactggccCCGGTACTGGCGCCGGTTCCGGACCaggtagcggcggtggtggtgccggtcccggaagtggtggtgcacctggtggcggtgccggttcGACAACGTCGGCGGCttcggcggctgcggcggctgctgcagcagccgctcaAACCAACAGCCACGTCAGCGCGGTTCTAACGTGCAAGGTGTGCGATCAAGCGTTCTCGTCCCTCAAGGAGCTGAGCAATCACATGGTAAAGAACGCACACTACAAAGAGCATATCATGCGCTCGATCACGGAAAGTGGCAGCCGGCGGCGGCAGACGCGCGAAAAGCGCAAAAAATCGCTGCCGGTGCGCAAGCTGCTCGAGATGGAGCGCGCTCAGCACGATTTCGGTGGCCCCGGTGGAGGTGGACCGAAGaacggtgctgatggtggtggtccgttggcggcggctgcagcagtggccgcggccgcagccgcagctAACAAACCACTGCGTGATCTGGGCGCCGGTAAGATCAGTTGCGAAAAGTGTGGCGAAAAGATCGAGACGACGCTCTTTGTCGATCACATCCGGCAATGCATCGGAGGAACGGCGTTACTGGCcgcccagcagcaacgggagaAGCTGAAGAGTGCACTGCTTTCCAATACGATCCTTCCGCCGGACTCGATCTCACCGATTGGACGCGATGGCCGGAAGAGCGCCAGTGATGATCTCTCGTCACCGTTATCCTCGGTTGCAACGAAGTCACCGCTCGGTTCCGATCTCCTTTCGCCCGTTTCCATGCTCACAAAGAAGGATCTAAcccctggcggtggtggtgagaagagCTCCTCACCATCAGTACTGAACGCGATCGAGCAGCTGATCGAGAAGAGCTTCGACACGCGATCCCGTCACTCCGGGTACGGTGGTGGaccaggcggtggtggtcccggtagtggtggtggtcctggtggtggtggtggtcccggtaaTCAGGGTGCATCGACACCACTCGGTTCCAGCATCCTGAAGCGGCTCGGTATCGACGAGAGTGTCGACTACACGAAACCGCTCGTCGATCAGCAAACGATGAACCTGCTCCGCTCctatcaccagcaccaacagcagcagcagcagcaacactacgCCTCGCAGCAGTATGGCCGCCGGGAACGATCCGGTAGTGAGTCGAGCTCGATCTCCGAACGTGGCAGCTCACGGCTTGATTCGCTGACTCCGGACAAAAAGTTCGACACTCCAAGTCACTCGACACCGCGCGGAACTCCGGAGAAACCATTCATGGAGGTGGATGATCAGCAAGCTGGAGGAGCTGGAACCGGTCAGAATGTTGCCATCAAGCGTGAGCTACATAGCGATGATGAGCGTGGTGTCGGTGAGCACGAAGGAGGTGAAGAACCGGAGgaaccggcgacgacgacaccgtcgAGCGGTGCCAAAGCCGGAAAGATCCGCATCAAGAAGGAGCTGGAGTTACAGGAGCAGCAACTGCAGGACGATGAAATGCGGCCACCGAGCAAGGCGCAGCACCATCGGGATGCACATCacgacgaacagcagcagcaacagcatcatggTATCGGTTCGAGCCCTGCGCCCAGTCCACGCCTTTCGACGGCCAGCGTACCGCTCAGTCCGGCCGCAAGCCCCTTGAGTGATCATCATTCCATTGCATCCCGTTCGACGCCGGGTGCCGATGGtccaacgtcgacgacgaaaaaaTCGACACCGGTACCACCTTCCTCCTCGGTTAGCAGCAGTCTCGGTGCTCTGTCCTCCATGTTTGACAGCCTGACTGGCTCGGGAggtggcggcagcagtggcagtggtgccggtggtgctgatggttccGGATCTTCCTCGTCCGGTGGCAAAAAGTCGAGCGCTCATCCGTTGGCCGCGTTGCAGAAACTTTGTGATAAAACCGAGAcaccgtccggtggtggtggtggtggccgcggtagtggtggtagttcCAGTTCTGCTCTGTTGGCCGCTACGAATTCGGCAGCGTCCGGcaatggtggcagtggtggtcaAGCGTCTTCGGTATCGCGTACTGCTCCGGGCGCTATTCTGGCGTTCAGCTGGGCCTGTAATGAGGGTGTGGCCGTGTCGGAGGaggctggtggcggtgcgggGACACTCAAGTGCGCGTATTGTGATACGACGTTTAGCTCGAAGGGTGCCTACCGTCACCATCTGTCAAAGGCGCACTTCGTTAATGATGACGTCATTCCGGATCCGAAGAGTTCCTCGCTGACGGCCACTAGCGGTGCCCAGGCCCTTCACGCCAAGGCACGTTCCTCACCGTCACCGCATTCACCGAAATCGGGAGGTGGTTCGAATGCACCGCTGTCTCTCGTCACTTCCGCTGGAGGTAATGGTGCCGGTTCGGGATCGTCTTCGTCGGtggcatccggtggtggttccgggcGCGAAAGTGCCGaacgtcgatcgatggaaCCGGCGTCGGCGAAGAGCCCTCCACCGTCACAGTCGCCTGCGGCTTCGTTCCAGGACGAGAGCCCGCATTCCAAGTTCCTCAAGTACACCGAGTTGGCGAAGCAGCTGTCCTCCAAGTACGTCTGA